In Amia ocellicauda isolate fAmiCal2 chromosome 5, fAmiCal2.hap1, whole genome shotgun sequence, a genomic segment contains:
- the gnat2 gene encoding guanine nucleotide-binding protein G(t) subunit alpha-2, whose translation MGSGASAEDKELAKRSKELEKKLQEDADKESKTVKLLLLGAGESGKSTIVKQMKIIHQDGYSEQECLEFRSIIYGNILQSILAIIRAMSTLGIDYGDSSRADDGQKLFNLADSIEEGTMPPELVTVIVKLWKDSGVQACFERAAEYQLNDSASYYLNELDRITKPNYLPNEQDVLRSRVKTTGIIEEQFSFKDVHFRMFDVGGQRSERKKWIHCFEGVTCIIFCGALSAYDMVLVEDDEVNRMHESLHLFNSICNHKFFAATSIVLFLNKKDLFTEKVKKVHLSICFPDYDGPNTFEDAGNYIKNQFLDLNMRKDVKEIYSHMTCATDTQNVKFVFDAVTDIIIKENLKDCGLF comes from the exons ATGGGAAGTGGCGCAAGCGCAGAGGACAAGGAGCTGGCCAAGAGGTCCAAGGAGCTGGAGAAGAAGCTCCAGGAGGATGCCGACAAGGAGTCCAAGACAGTCAAGCTGCTGCTACTGG GGGCAGGAGAGTCAGGCAAGAGCACCATCGTCAAGCAGATGAA GATTATCCATCAGGACGGGTACTCGGAACAGGAGTGCTTAGAGTTCAGGTCCATCATCTACGGGAACATCCTGCAGTCCATCCTGGCAATCATCCGGGCCATGAGCACCCTGGGCATTGACTACGGCGATTCCTCACGAGCG GATGACGGGCAGAAGCTGTTCAACCTGGCGGACTCTATCGAGGAGGGCACAATGCCGCCCGAGCTGGTGACGGTCATCGTGAAGCTGTGGAAGGACTCTGGGGTGCAGGCGTGCTTCGAGAGGGCGGCCGAGTACCAGCTCAATGACTCCGCCTCCTA CTACCTGAACGAGCTGGACCGAATCACCAAACCCAACTACCTGCCCAACGAGCAGGATGTCCTGCGCTCCCGAGTCAAGACCACAGGAATCATCGAGGAGCAGTTCTCCTTCAAGGACGTGCACTTCAG GATGTTTGACGtcgggggtcagaggtcagagcgCAAGAAATGGATCCACTGCTTTGAAGGTGTGACCTGCATCATCTTCTGCGGAGCACTGAGTGCCTACGACATGGTGCTGGTGGAGGACGACGAAGTG AACCGCATGCACGAGTCTCTTCATCTATTCAACAGCATCTGCAACCACAAGTTCTTCGCTGCCACCTCCATCGTGCTCTTCCTCAACAAGAAGGACCTCTTCACAGAGAAGGTCAAGAAGGTCCATCTCAGCATATGCTTCCCCGACTATGACG GTCCCAACACATTCGAAGACGCTGGCAACTACATCAAGAACCAGTTCCTGGACCTGAACATGCGGAAAGATGTGAAGGAGATCTACTCACACATGACCTGCGCCACGGACACACAGAACGTCAAGTTCGTGTTCGACGCCGTCACAGACATCATCATCAAAGAGAACCTGAAGGACTGTGGCCTCTTCTAA